The nucleotide window GTCAGTTCCGCGATGTCCGCCTGCATGTGGTCCGGCCAGGTGTGCCCGGTGAGCCCCGAGCCGAGCAGCACCAGCCGGGTGATCCGCTCCGGTGCGGCGAGGGCGGCGTCGAGCGCGCACGCCCCGCCCATCGAGGCCCCGACCAGCGCGGCCCGCTCGAGCCCCCGGGCATCGAGCAGGGCGAGCAGGTCCTCGTAGTGGGCGTGTTCGCCGCTTTCGCCGCCGGTTTCCCCGAACCCGCGGCGGTCGTAGCGGATCACCCGGTGGGTGGCGGCGAGCTCGGTGAACTGCGCGTCCCACATCCGGCGGTCGCCCAGTGCGGCGTGCAGCAGCACGACGGCGGGCCCCTCTCCCGCTTCGTCGTAGCCGAACGCCGTCCCGCCCACCTCGATCGCCGCCATGGCCCCAAACTAGCCACACGACCGCGTCACACACCGCCGGTTTCGCTGAGGGCGAGCAGTTAGTGTGCGGGGCATGACCGACGGATTCGACCTGGCGCGCGACGGCGAAGTCGCCCGCCTGACGCTGACCCGGCCGGAGAAGATGAACGCCATCACCTACGGCATGTGGGCGGCCATCCCGGATGTCGTGGCCGAGGTGGAGGCCGATCCGGCGCTGAAGGCCCTGGTGATCGCCGGAGCCGGCAAGCACTTCTCCGCCGGTGCCGACATCAGCGAGTTCGGGGAGCTGCGGACCACGGCCGAAGGCGCGGCGAGCTACGACAAGGCCGTCGAGGGCGCGGTCGCCGCGCTCACCGCGATGCGCAAGCCGTCGGTCGCGATGGTCCAGGGCAACTGCATCGGCGGCGGCTGCCAGATCTCCGTCGCCTGCGACTTCCGGTTCGCCGCCGACGGCGCGCGGTTCGGCATCACCCCGGCGAAGCTCGGCATCGTCTACCACTTCGACTCGACGCGCCAGCTCGTCTCGCTCGTCGGCCCCGCGCACGCCAAGTACTTCCTGCTCTCCGGCGAGCTGATCACGGCCGCCCGGGCCCGCGAGATCGGCCTGCTCAACGACGTCTTCCCGGCCGCCGACCTCGAAGCCTCGACGCTAGCCTTCGTCGCAACGCTCTGCTCTCGTTCCCAGGCGTCGGTCCGCGGGATGAACCGGATCATCGAAAAGATCGTCGCCGGGCAGGAAACCCCGGACGCCGAGGTCGAGGAGATCCGCGCGGAGGCCCTGCACGGCGAGGACTACGCGGAGGGCGTCGCCGCGTTCCTCGAGCGGCGCCCGCCGCGGTTCACCTTTCGCTGACCTCGACGTCCAGGTAGGCGTGGAAGTGCTCGGCGACGAGGTCGGTGACGCCGGCCGGGTCGAGCTTGCCGTCGATCTCGATGACGCGGATGCCGCGGTCCCGCGCCGCCCGCACGGCGTGGGCGGCGAGCATCCGGTCGCGCGTCAGCCGGGTGCGCTGCTCTGGGATCGCCGGCGCGTCCGGCCGGTGCCGGAGCTGGTGCTGGCGGAACAGCTCGGTCGGCACCAGCACCACCATCCTGCCGGGTGAGTCCACGAGCGGGGCGACGAGCTCCGGCCGCAGCCCGCGGCCTTCGGCGACGACCGGCCGGGGCGAGGCCAGCGCGCGCAGGTCGTCGAGGGCGCGGCGGAAGCGGCTCCCGAACTCGGCCATCATCGCGCTCAGCTGGTCGCCGGCCGGGAGGTCGTCCGGCAGGGGAGTGCCGGGCCGGACCCGGTCGTCGTGGTGGTAGGCCGTCAGGCCGTGCCGCTCGGCCAGCAGCCGCGCGACGGTGGACTTCCCGGTCCACGGGGCGCCGCCGATCCACAGCGCCTTCTGCAGGGTGCCGAACGGATCCGAGGTCATGCGACGACTATTGCGGGCCCGGCGGCCCGCTGGCCAGTGTTCGGGCGCCGGTTGATCCGTTCAGCGCAGAGTGACCCGGCACGTACCGCCCGGGGTCAGGACCGGTCGGCGTCGCCGTCGATCACGAGCACGGTCGGGGAGTCGGCGAAGTCCGGTTCGGGGCCGATCCGGAAGTGGAACCGCGAGCCGGGCCGGACCGCGGCGATCACCTGGGTTTCGGCGGTGTCGAGCACGATGATCGCGAGCTCGGTCGTCTTCGGCTCCGGGCGGAACACGACGTCGGGACGCGGTTCGGGGACCACGATCGGCAGCGGCAGGGTGCCGCTGACCGAGCCGGAGCCGAAGTCCTCCTCCGCGGGCGCGGGCGGCTCGAACGGGGCCGGCGGGAGCAGCTGCGGCCGCCGTCGCCACCAGAGCCCGGCGAGCAGGCCGGTCAGCAGGCCACCGGTGCCGCTGACGACCGAAGCCAGCCCGACGCCGAGCCCGGACGGCTCACCGGCGGCGGGGACGGGAGCGGGCGCCGTGGCCGGGGTGAGGGGCGGGGTGGCCGGCAGCGGCCCGTACTGCACGCCCGGCTCCGGGGCGGCGTCGTCGGGCAGCTGGAGCACCTGGCCGGGCTCGATCGCGGTGGGATCGGTGAACGGCGTGCCGTCGGGCCGCGGCCTGCCTTCGTTGAGCCGGAAGATCTCGGGGAAGCGCCGCCCGTCGCCGAGCGCGCGTTCGGCGATCTTGAACAGCGTGATGTCGTCGGGGTTGTCGGCGTGCGGCACGATGAAGTACTTGACCGGCGGCGGCTGCGGCGGATCGTCCTGCGCGAGCGCGGGACCGCCGGCGAGCACGGCGAAGAGGACACCGGCGCAGCCGGCCTGGCCGGCCCGCCCGAGGACGCGGCGGACCGCGGTGATCCGGTTTTCGACCATCGTCGCACCTCTCCCCGGCGACCCTCGGCGGGTCTGGCGGTGTCACCTCTGACACGGGGCGGGTGCGGGCGTGGTTCAGATCTTGCGCCCGGCGGACACGAAACAGCCCGTCCCGGATCTCGTCCGGGACGGGCTGTGCCGAGTCGTGCTACGAAACGGTGACGCCGGTGAATTTCACCTGTTTGGTGGGCGCCCCGGTGCCGTCCTGCGGGTTCGGGTTCCCGATGCCGGCCTTGGCGACCGCGTCGAGCACCTTCAGGCCCTCGTCGCTGATGCTGCCGAACACCGAGTAGTCCGGCGAGAGGCCGTCGGCGTTGCCGTAGACCATGAAGAACTGGCTGCCGCCGGAGTTCGGGGCCTGCGTCTTCGCCATGGCGAGGATGCCGCGGCCGTACTTGATCTCCGGGAACGCCTCGTCCGGCATCGTGTAGCCGGGGCCGCCCTGGCCGTCGTTCGCCGGGTCGCCGGTGGCCGCCGGGTCACCGCACTGCAGCATCTGCAGGCCCTCGGTGCCGAGCCGGTGGCACATGGTGCCGTCGTAGAAGTTCTGCTTGGCGAGGCTGACGAAGCTCTGCACCGCGCAGGGGGCGAGCGCGCGGTCGAGCGTCAGCGGGATGTCGCCCGCCGTGCTCTTCAGCGTGACGTTCACCGTGCCGGTCGACGGCACGTTCTTGCCGTCCGGCAGGTTCACCTTCTTCGGCGCCTTGCCCGTCGTGTCGGCCTTGAAGTCGCACGTCGTCGGGTTCGGCAACGGCGTCGCGCGCTTCGGCAGCGCGGTGCGCTGCGTGGGGATCTGGAGCTCGGTCGGCGGCGGGGCGGCCGAGGACGACGCCGCGGCGTCGGTGCCGTCGCTGCTGTTCGCGCTCACGATCCACACCACGACACCGGCGACGACGAGGACGGCCACGCCGACTACACCAGCCCCGATCATCCGGCGTCGCTTCTGCTGCTCCAATCGGCGCTCGAGCTGCCGCTCGAGTTTGCGCTTCGCAGCTTCGCGGCGCTGCTGGTTGGTCGCCACCCCGTACCCTCCAGGTTTCCGCTCGTGTCACACGTCTGAGGTAGCGGCAGTGTATGGGCACAGCCTGTGAGGACCATGTACAGGGCCCGCTAGTCTCAACCCGATCGTGATCGGCGCCATCCGGCGCGGAAGTCCGGGGAGGCGTTCGGTGCTCGTCGTCGGGTTCGGCAGCGGCCCGCTGCAGGCCAACTGCTACCTGCTGGCGGCGGCCGCCGGCGGGCCGTGCGTGGTCGTGGATCCTGGCCAGGAGGTGGCCGCGCCGCTGGCCGCCGCGCTCGCCGAACACCGGCTGGTCCCGGCCGCGCTGCTGGCCACCCACGGCCACCCCGACCACGTCGCTTCGGCGGCCGGGCTGGCGGCCGAGCACGGCGTCCCCCTGCACCTGCACCCGGACGACGCGCCGCTGTACGACGGCGCCAGCCTGCCGCTGGCGCCGGGCACGTACGCGGGCCTGGACGTCGACGTCCGGCACGTGCCGGGGCACACCCCGGGCTCGGTGGCGCTGGGCCTGGCGACGCCCGAGGGCGGGCGGCTCGCGCTGACCGGCGACACGCTGTTCGCCGGGTCGGTCGGCCGCGGCGACGTGGCAGAGGCCGTGCGTGACCTGCTGGCGGCGTTCCCGGACGACACGGTGGTGCTGCCGGGCCACGGCCCGGCGACGACGATCGGCCGGGAACGCGCGGGCAACCCGTTCCTCGCCGGGACGGGGGCATGACGGTGGCCGAACGCATCGCGTTGTTCGAGGAGGACCCGCGCGGCCGTCGCCGGCGCGGCATCTCGGGCCTGATCGGCGTGGTGATCGTCGCGGCGGCCTTCGGCGGGATCGCCGGCCTGATCGGCGGCACGGTGACCGGCCTGGTCGTCGCCCTGGTGATCGCCCTGCCGCTGCTGTACGTGATGGCGGTCAGCATCCGGCGCCGCGTCTGGCTGGAGGGCTCGACGCTGCTCGTGCGCACGTGGGGGCTGCGCCGGGTCGACCTGGTGACCGCGACCCGCCTCGACCTCGTCGTCGGCGACGTCCGGGGCAGCCGCACGGTGAGCCTGCTGGTCAACGCGGGGCAGCGCGGCAAGGTGGCGAAGGTCGACCTCGCCGTGTTCTCCGGCACGGGCGGGCGCGAGCTGGGCATCCT belongs to Amycolatopsis tolypomycina and includes:
- a CDS encoding MBL fold metallo-hydrolase — its product is MLVVGFGSGPLQANCYLLAAAAGGPCVVVDPGQEVAAPLAAALAEHRLVPAALLATHGHPDHVASAAGLAAEHGVPLHLHPDDAPLYDGASLPLAPGTYAGLDVDVRHVPGHTPGSVALGLATPEGGRLALTGDTLFAGSVGRGDVAEAVRDLLAAFPDDTVVLPGHGPATTIGRERAGNPFLAGTGA
- a CDS encoding LysM peptidoglycan-binding domain-containing protein, translating into MVENRITAVRRVLGRAGQAGCAGVLFAVLAGGPALAQDDPPQPPPVKYFIVPHADNPDDITLFKIAERALGDGRRFPEIFRLNEGRPRPDGTPFTDPTAIEPGQVLQLPDDAAPEPGVQYGPLPATPPLTPATAPAPVPAAGEPSGLGVGLASVVSGTGGLLTGLLAGLWWRRRPQLLPPAPFEPPAPAEEDFGSGSVSGTLPLPIVVPEPRPDVVFRPEPKTTELAIIVLDTAETQVIAAVRPGSRFHFRIGPEPDFADSPTVLVIDGDADRS
- a CDS encoding peptidylprolyl isomerase, which codes for MATNQQRREAAKRKLERQLERRLEQQKRRRMIGAGVVGVAVLVVAGVVVWIVSANSSDGTDAAASSSAAPPPTELQIPTQRTALPKRATPLPNPTTCDFKADTTGKAPKKVNLPDGKNVPSTGTVNVTLKSTAGDIPLTLDRALAPCAVQSFVSLAKQNFYDGTMCHRLGTEGLQMLQCGDPAATGDPANDGQGGPGYTMPDEAFPEIKYGRGILAMAKTQAPNSGGSQFFMVYGNADGLSPDYSVFGSISDEGLKVLDAVAKAGIGNPNPQDGTGAPTKQVKFTGVTVS
- a CDS encoding enoyl-CoA hydratase/isomerase family protein gives rise to the protein MTDGFDLARDGEVARLTLTRPEKMNAITYGMWAAIPDVVAEVEADPALKALVIAGAGKHFSAGADISEFGELRTTAEGAASYDKAVEGAVAALTAMRKPSVAMVQGNCIGGGCQISVACDFRFAADGARFGITPAKLGIVYHFDSTRQLVSLVGPAHAKYFLLSGELITAARAREIGLLNDVFPAADLEASTLAFVATLCSRSQASVRGMNRIIEKIVAGQETPDAEVEEIRAEALHGEDYAEGVAAFLERRPPRFTFR